The following coding sequences lie in one Spinacia oleracea cultivar Varoflay chromosome 1, BTI_SOV_V1, whole genome shotgun sequence genomic window:
- the LOC110788374 gene encoding ethylene-responsive transcription factor SHINE 2, with product MVLPSKKFRGVRQRQWGSWVSEIRHPLLKKRVWLGTFETAEEAAKAYDQAAILMNGQNAKTNFPREKHNSSNSNGTNGQQTTPFNSALSEILSAKLKKYCKDPSPSLTCLRLDTDNSHIGVWQKRAGSCPSSSWVMRVELGKSAIVNSKQTTTNTNTNTNTNTNTSVLSDNDGSPLSSPSSNSTSSSVLEAGGGGGGGDMSEEDKAALQMIEELLNWNPPASSLA from the exons ATGGTACTTCCATCAAAGAAGTTCAGAGGCGTCAGGCAACGCCAGTGGGGCTCTTGGGTTTCTGAAATCCGCCACCCTTTATT GAAGAAGAGGGTGTGGCTAGGAACATTCGAGACGGCAGAGGAAGCAGCAAAGGCATATGATCAAGCAGCAATACTAATGAATGGTCAAAATGCAAAGACTAATTTCCCAAGAGAGAAGCACAATTCATCAAATAGTAATGGTACAAATGGGCAACAAACAACTCCATTTAACTCAGCATTATCAGAGATACTTAGTGCTAAGCTTAAAAAGTATTGCAAGGATCCTTCTCCTTCACTCACTTGTCTTCGACTCGACACCGATAACTCCCACATTGGTGTGTGGCAAAAGAGAGCCGGAAGTTGCCCAAGCTCCAGTTGGGTTATGCGGGTTGAACTTGGTAAATCTGCGATAGTTAATTCAAAGCAAACTACTACTAATACTAATACTAATACTAATACTAATACTAATACGAGTGTCTTGTCTGATAATGATGGTTCACCATTATCATCCCCCTCTTCGAATTCGACCTCGTCCTCGGTTTTAGAggcaggaggaggaggaggaggaggtgaTATGAGTGAAGAAGATAAAGCTGCGTTACAAATGATCGAAGAACTCCTCAACTGGAATCCCCCTGCCTCTTCATTAGCTTGA